A genome region from Glutamicibacter arilaitensis Re117 includes the following:
- a CDS encoding GntR family transcriptional regulator, with protein MSTQISVDLQAATPPYEQIRSQIASLISLGDLPSGSKLPTVRALATDLGVAAGTVARAYKELEAEELITSRRRAGTVVNERPQTVDTREDLLAAVDRLWALAAAQKVDAATLKALVARRERK; from the coding sequence ATGAGCACGCAGATCAGTGTTGACCTCCAAGCAGCTACCCCGCCCTATGAGCAGATCCGCTCGCAGATTGCTTCACTGATCTCCTTGGGAGATTTGCCCTCGGGGAGCAAGCTGCCTACTGTGCGTGCGCTGGCCACGGACCTCGGCGTCGCTGCCGGTACAGTGGCGCGCGCCTACAAGGAGCTGGAAGCCGAAGAGCTGATCACCTCCCGGCGCCGGGCCGGCACAGTGGTCAACGAGCGGCCGCAGACGGTGGACACCAGGGAAGATCTGCTGGCCGCCGTGGATCGCCTCTGGGCGCTGGCGGCCGCGCAGAAGGTGGATGCGGCCACGCTCAAGGCCTTGGTGGCGCGGCGCGAGCGTAAGTAA
- the thiM gene encoding hydroxyethylthiazole kinase encodes MALHAVAQKYRQQSPLVFCLTNTVVSNFTANVLLASGASPAMTDLPGEAGPFAQAASAVLVNLGTPSTEQLTAMEEAVQSASAAGTPWVLDPVAVGALPVRTEFARRIVRQRPTLIRGNASEILALAGRQSASRGVDALDEVSAALAAGRELATEHDCVVAISGQADAIIDATRTVLVHTNGIGLTRMTGGGCALGAVCAGMVAVHDDPFEATIAAHGFYGLAAEKALAGSSGPGSFAVAFLDALSAADPGELKTLKYEELNHA; translated from the coding sequence ATGGCTTTGCATGCAGTTGCCCAAAAATACCGGCAACAATCACCTTTGGTTTTTTGCCTGACCAATACCGTCGTATCCAATTTCACCGCCAATGTCTTGCTGGCATCCGGGGCTTCCCCGGCCATGACGGATCTGCCCGGAGAGGCCGGCCCATTCGCGCAGGCAGCTTCAGCCGTATTGGTGAATTTGGGAACTCCAAGCACTGAACAGCTGACCGCCATGGAAGAAGCTGTGCAGTCGGCGAGCGCTGCAGGCACCCCCTGGGTCCTGGATCCAGTGGCAGTGGGAGCGCTTCCGGTGCGCACGGAGTTTGCCCGGCGCATTGTCCGGCAACGCCCGACCCTGATTCGCGGCAACGCCTCGGAAATCCTGGCCCTGGCCGGCCGGCAATCTGCTTCGCGCGGTGTCGATGCCTTGGATGAGGTTTCTGCCGCCTTGGCGGCGGGACGCGAACTGGCCACGGAACACGACTGCGTAGTGGCCATTTCCGGCCAGGCTGACGCCATCATCGACGCCACGCGTACCGTCTTGGTGCATACCAACGGAATTGGCTTGACCCGGATGACAGGTGGCGGCTGCGCCTTGGGCGCGGTCTGCGCCGGGATGGTTGCGGTCCACGATGACCCGTTCGAGGCCACCATCGCAGCCCACGGTTTCTATGGCCTGGCCGCGGAAAAGGCCCTGGCTGGCAGCTCCGGTCCGGGCAGCTTCGCAGTTGCCTTCCTTGATGCGCTGTCGGCTGCCGATCCCGGGGAACTGAAGACTTTGAAGTACGAGGAATTGAACCATGCATAA
- the thiE gene encoding thiamine phosphate synthase — protein MHNYGAYLVANTASCTPRSTLEVIEGAVAGGIGWIQLRAKDESAREFFELACAAAKLTEGKAQLLINDRIDVYLAARAAGAAVNGIHIGQKDVPVQLARQIIGEGIIGLSASSDEQLAQANKVASVIDYLGVGAIRATPTKKDHPAPLGLDGFARAAALAKLPCVAIGAITQDDAAAIRAGGGAGLAVVRAICNAEDPQLASAQLVAAWEASK, from the coding sequence ATGCATAATTACGGCGCTTATCTAGTAGCCAACACTGCCAGCTGCACCCCACGCAGCACCCTGGAAGTTATCGAGGGCGCCGTCGCCGGAGGGATCGGGTGGATCCAGCTGCGCGCCAAGGATGAAAGCGCCCGGGAATTCTTCGAGCTGGCCTGCGCGGCTGCCAAGCTCACCGAGGGCAAAGCCCAGTTGCTGATCAATGACCGCATTGACGTCTACCTCGCGGCACGGGCTGCTGGCGCAGCAGTGAACGGCATCCATATCGGGCAAAAAGATGTGCCGGTACAGCTGGCTCGCCAGATCATCGGCGAGGGCATCATCGGCTTGAGTGCTTCCAGCGATGAGCAATTGGCCCAGGCGAACAAGGTCGCCTCGGTGATCGACTACCTCGGTGTAGGAGCCATCCGCGCCACTCCGACGAAAAAAGACCATCCTGCTCCCCTGGGGCTGGACGGCTTTGCGCGAGCCGCTGCCTTGGCCAAGCTGCCCTGCGTAGCGATCGGCGCAATTACCCAAGACGATGCCGCCGCGATCCGCGCCGGCGGCGGCGCAGGCCTGGCCGTGGTCCGCGCCATCTGCAACGCCGAAGATCCGCAACTTGCCAGCGCGCAGCTGGTCGCAGCCTGGGAGGCCTCGAAATGA
- the thiD gene encoding bifunctional hydroxymethylpyrimidine kinase/phosphomethylpyrimidine kinase, with protein sequence MNILSIAGSDPSGGAGIQADLKAIAANGGYGMCVITALTAQNTHGVSGVQAISGDFVLTQLEAVSTDIRIDAIKIGMLANAEVIRAVTSWLETVDAPVVLDPVMVATSGDRLLDDESALDSLLDRATVITPNLLELASLLREPVAPSWDEALRQAQRLAAKHDTLVLAKGGHLAGADCPDALVSAGGVQLELHGARHATRNTHGTGCTLSSTLATRFAATGDWIAALEQSKSYLSKAIAAADQLQVGSGHGPVNHFIDFFGTADPMGDWWQKIQPIREEIDQLDFITRLSEGTLDREDFHYYIAQDALYLLRYAKVLSLASSMAPDLGAQRFWSRGANGILDGELQLHGSYLDEFADTPSAITLNYTNHLAASQESYGELIAAILPCYWLYQDIGKRLAAANHAEHPYRQWLETYASEEFDSATEQAIEMVRQAFEQADPQLRARMEAAFIRSAEHERSFFAQAHENRVDFSTA encoded by the coding sequence ATGAACATCCTATCCATCGCAGGCTCCGATCCTTCCGGCGGCGCCGGAATCCAAGCGGATCTGAAGGCCATTGCCGCCAACGGCGGCTACGGAATGTGCGTGATCACCGCTTTGACTGCGCAAAACACCCATGGGGTATCCGGAGTTCAGGCGATCAGCGGCGATTTCGTCCTCACGCAGCTCGAAGCCGTGAGTACAGATATCCGCATCGATGCGATCAAGATCGGGATGCTGGCCAACGCCGAGGTGATCCGCGCAGTCACCAGCTGGCTGGAAACTGTTGACGCCCCCGTCGTGCTGGACCCGGTCATGGTGGCGACCAGCGGGGATCGCCTGCTCGACGACGAATCGGCCCTTGATTCACTGCTGGATCGCGCCACGGTGATTACCCCGAACCTGCTGGAGCTGGCCAGCTTGCTGCGCGAGCCTGTGGCCCCTTCCTGGGACGAAGCCCTGCGCCAGGCCCAGCGGCTGGCTGCCAAGCACGACACGCTGGTGCTGGCCAAGGGCGGGCACCTGGCCGGGGCGGATTGCCCCGATGCCCTGGTGTCGGCGGGCGGGGTGCAGCTGGAGCTGCACGGAGCGCGCCATGCCACCAGGAACACCCACGGCACCGGCTGCACCCTTTCCAGCACTCTGGCTACCCGCTTCGCTGCCACTGGAGATTGGATCGCCGCGTTGGAGCAGTCCAAGTCCTATCTCTCCAAGGCCATCGCAGCGGCCGACCAATTGCAGGTGGGCAGCGGCCACGGCCCGGTCAACCACTTCATCGACTTCTTCGGCACCGCAGATCCAATGGGCGACTGGTGGCAGAAGATCCAGCCCATCCGCGAGGAAATCGACCAGCTGGATTTCATCACCCGGCTATCCGAGGGCACCTTGGACCGGGAAGACTTCCACTACTACATCGCCCAGGATGCGCTGTATCTGCTGCGCTATGCCAAGGTGCTTTCGCTGGCCAGCTCGATGGCGCCGGATCTCGGTGCCCAGCGTTTCTGGTCGCGTGGCGCCAACGGCATCCTCGATGGCGAGCTGCAGCTGCACGGCAGCTACCTGGACGAGTTCGCTGATACGCCCAGCGCCATCACGCTGAACTACACCAACCACCTGGCTGCCAGCCAGGAGAGCTACGGGGAGCTGATTGCCGCGATCCTGCCTTGCTACTGGCTGTACCAGGACATCGGCAAGCGGTTGGCGGCAGCCAACCATGCCGAGCATCCTTATCGGCAATGGCTGGAAACCTATGCATCCGAGGAATTCGATTCCGCCACCGAGCAGGCCATCGAAATGGTCCGCCAGGCGTTCGAGCAGGCAGATCCGCAGCTGCGGGCCCGCATGGAGGCCGCTTTCATCCGCTCCGCGGAACATGAGCGCTCTTTCTTCGCGCAGGCGCACGAGAACCGAGTAGACTTCTCTACGGCCTAA